Proteins co-encoded in one Klebsiella michiganensis genomic window:
- a CDS encoding protease — MFKPELLSPAGTLKNMRYAFAYGADAVYAGQPRYSLRVRNNEFNHENLQLGINEAHALGKKFYVVVNIAPHNAKLKTFIRDLKPVIDMGPDALIMSDPGLIMMVREAFPAMDIHLSVQANAVNWATVKFWKQMGLTRVILSRELSLEEIAEIREQVPEMELEIFVHGALCMAYSGRCLLSGYINKRDPNQGTCTNACRWEYKVQEGKEDDIGNIVHVHEPIPVQNVEPTLGVGAPTDKVFMVEEAKRPGEYMTAFEDEHGTYIMNSKDLRAIEHVERLTKMGVHSLKIEGRTKSYYYCARTAQVYRRAIDDAAAGKPFDPTLLQTLEGLAHRGYTEGFLRRHTHDSHQNYEYGHSISESQQFVGEFTGERRGDLAAVAVKNKFLLGDSLEMMTPQGNITFTLETLENGKAQPIDVAPGDGHTVWMPVPQEIALDYALLMRNLSGQTTRKPHAN; from the coding sequence ATGTTTAAACCAGAACTCCTCTCCCCGGCGGGAACGCTGAAGAATATGCGTTACGCTTTCGCCTACGGCGCAGACGCCGTCTACGCGGGCCAGCCTCGCTACTCACTGCGCGTACGCAATAACGAATTCAACCACGAAAACCTCCAGCTCGGGATAAACGAAGCCCATGCGCTGGGTAAAAAATTCTACGTGGTGGTGAACATCGCCCCGCACAACGCCAAGCTGAAAACCTTTATTCGCGACCTTAAGCCGGTTATCGATATGGGCCCGGATGCGCTGATTATGTCCGACCCAGGGCTTATCATGATGGTGCGAGAAGCATTCCCGGCGATGGATATTCACCTCTCCGTGCAGGCTAACGCCGTTAACTGGGCGACGGTGAAGTTCTGGAAGCAAATGGGGCTGACGCGCGTCATCCTTTCCCGCGAGCTTTCCCTGGAAGAAATCGCCGAAATTCGCGAACAGGTTCCTGAAATGGAGCTGGAGATCTTCGTTCACGGCGCGCTGTGCATGGCGTATTCCGGCCGCTGCCTGCTCTCCGGTTATATCAACAAGCGCGACCCTAACCAGGGGACCTGCACCAACGCCTGCCGCTGGGAATATAAGGTTCAGGAAGGCAAAGAGGACGACATCGGCAACATCGTTCACGTACACGAGCCTATTCCGGTGCAAAACGTCGAGCCTACGCTGGGCGTCGGCGCCCCAACGGACAAAGTGTTTATGGTGGAAGAAGCCAAACGTCCGGGCGAGTACATGACCGCCTTTGAAGACGAGCACGGCACCTACATCATGAACTCGAAGGATTTACGCGCCATTGAACACGTTGAGCGTCTGACCAAAATGGGCGTCCACTCGCTGAAAATCGAAGGCCGCACCAAGTCCTACTACTACTGCGCGCGTACCGCCCAGGTGTATCGTCGCGCCATTGATGACGCCGCAGCGGGCAAGCCGTTTGACCCTACGCTGCTGCAAACGCTGGAAGGCCTGGCACACCGCGGCTATACCGAAGGTTTCCTGCGCCGTCATACCCACGACAGCCACCAGAATTACGAATACGGTCACTCCATTTCTGAGAGCCAGCAGTTTGTGGGCGAGTTTACCGGTGAACGACGGGGTGACCTGGCGGCCGTGGCGGTGAAAAACAAATTCCTGCTGGGCGACAGCCTGGAAATGATGACCCCGCAGGGCAACATCACCTTTACCCTGGAAACCCTGGAAAACGGTAAGGCCCAGCCGATAGACGTTGCCCCGGGCGACGGTCATACCGTATGGATGCCTGTACCCCAGGAGATAGCGCTGGATTATGCTCTGCTGATGCGCAATCTCTCTGGTCAGACAACCCGTAAACCGCACGCAAACTAG
- a CDS encoding lipid kinase (cytosolic protein with phosphatidylglycerol kinase activity; undetermined physiological role) — MERSPHSFLILNGKGAGNPQLREAVHTLREEGYVLHIRVTWEKGDAERYIEEALSLGADTVVAGGGDGTINEIATCLAKLSPDRRPALGILPLGTANDFATSAGIPEEFEKALRLALFGKAANIDLVQVNEEAFFINMATGGFGTRITTETPEKLKAALGGVSYFIHGLMRMDMLKPDRCDIRGEGFSWQGDALVIGIGNGRQAGGGQQLCPEALINDGLLELRIFTGEDLLPALLTTLTRPDENPNIIEGKSAWFEISAPHDITFNLDGEPLSGRQFRIEVHPNALACRLPPNCPLLG, encoded by the coding sequence ATGGAGAGATCCCCGCATTCATTTTTAATTCTGAACGGCAAAGGCGCCGGTAACCCACAGCTGCGCGAGGCCGTGCATACGCTACGTGAGGAAGGTTACGTATTGCACATCAGGGTGACCTGGGAAAAAGGTGATGCAGAACGCTACATTGAGGAAGCCCTGAGTCTCGGCGCAGATACCGTGGTTGCCGGGGGCGGGGACGGCACAATTAATGAGATTGCCACCTGTCTCGCAAAACTTTCGCCTGACCGTCGCCCGGCATTAGGCATTCTACCGCTGGGGACGGCCAACGACTTTGCCACCAGCGCCGGCATTCCTGAGGAATTTGAAAAAGCGCTGCGCCTCGCGCTGTTCGGCAAAGCCGCCAACATAGACCTGGTGCAGGTCAACGAAGAAGCCTTCTTCATCAATATGGCAACCGGCGGATTTGGCACGCGCATCACCACCGAAACGCCGGAAAAACTTAAAGCGGCGCTCGGCGGCGTCTCTTATTTCATTCACGGTTTAATGCGCATGGATATGCTGAAGCCGGATCGCTGCGATATTCGTGGGGAGGGCTTTAGCTGGCAGGGAGATGCGCTGGTGATAGGCATCGGCAACGGTCGGCAGGCCGGCGGCGGGCAGCAGCTTTGCCCGGAGGCGTTGATCAACGACGGGCTGCTTGAGCTACGCATTTTCACCGGCGAAGACCTGCTTCCCGCGCTGTTGACAACCCTGACGCGCCCGGATGAAAACCCTAACATCATTGAAGGGAAATCGGCCTGGTTTGAGATTTCAGCCCCGCACGATATTACCTTTAACCTCGACGGCGAGCCGCTGAGCGGACGGCAATTCCGAATTGAAGTGCATCCGAATGCGCTGGCCTGTCGTTTACCCCCCAATTGCCCGCTGCTGGGGTAA
- a CDS encoding fructose-bisphosphate aldolase (catalyzes the formation of glycerone phosphate and D-glyceraldehyde 3-phosphate from D-fructose 1,6-bisphosphate), with amino-acid sequence MTDIAQLLGKDADGLLQHRCMTIPADQLYLPGSDYVDRVMVDNNRPPAVLRNMQTLYNTGRLAGTGYLSILPVDQGVEHSAGASFAANPLYFDPKNIVELAIEAGCNCVASTYGVLASVSRRYAHRIPFLVKLNHNETLSYPTTYDQTLYASVEQAFNMGAVAVGATIYFGSPESRRQIEEISAAFERAHELGLVTVLWAYLRNSAFKKDGVDYHVSADLTGQANHLAATIGADIVKQKMAENNGGYKAVNFGYTDEKVYSKLTTDNPIDLVRYQLANCYMGRAGLINSGGAAGGETDLADAVRTAVINKRAGGMGLILGRKAFKKSMTDGVKLINAVQDVYLNEKVSIA; translated from the coding sequence ATGACTGATATTGCGCAGTTGCTTGGCAAAGATGCCGACGGCTTGTTACAGCATCGTTGTATGACTATTCCGGCAGACCAGCTTTATCTGCCCGGCTCGGACTATGTTGACAGGGTGATGGTGGATAATAATCGCCCGCCAGCGGTACTGCGAAACATGCAGACGCTGTACAACACCGGGCGTCTGGCCGGCACCGGCTACCTCTCTATTCTTCCCGTCGACCAGGGCGTTGAACACTCGGCGGGGGCTTCTTTCGCCGCGAACCCGCTCTACTTCGATCCGAAAAATATCGTTGAGCTGGCCATCGAAGCGGGCTGTAACTGCGTGGCGTCAACCTACGGCGTGCTGGCTTCGGTTTCTCGCCGCTATGCCCACCGTATTCCCTTCCTGGTGAAGCTTAACCACAATGAAACGCTGAGTTACCCGACCACCTACGATCAGACGCTGTACGCCAGCGTTGAGCAGGCCTTCAACATGGGCGCAGTTGCTGTCGGGGCCACGATTTACTTTGGCTCGCCGGAATCCCGCCGCCAGATTGAAGAGATCTCCGCCGCCTTTGAGCGTGCGCACGAACTTGGCCTGGTCACCGTGCTGTGGGCCTATCTGCGTAACTCCGCGTTTAAAAAAGACGGGGTGGATTATCACGTCAGCGCCGACTTAACCGGCCAGGCTAACCACCTGGCGGCGACCATCGGGGCCGATATCGTGAAGCAGAAAATGGCGGAGAATAACGGCGGTTACAAAGCGGTAAACTTTGGCTACACCGACGAAAAAGTTTACAGCAAACTGACCACCGACAACCCTATCGACCTGGTGCGTTACCAGTTGGCTAACTGCTACATGGGCCGCGCGGGCCTTATCAACTCCGGCGGGGCAGCAGGCGGTGAAACGGATCTGGCCGACGCGGTACGCACGGCGGTTATTAACAAACGTGCGGGCGGCATGGGGCTGATTCTGGGACGTAAAGCGTTCAAGAAATCGATGACCGACGGCGTGAAGCTTATCAACGCCGTGCAGGATGTTTATCTGAATGAGAAAGTGAGCATCGCTTAA
- a CDS encoding nucleoside transporter produces the protein MKVLSMKRTTISLSFMMFMEWFIWGAWFVPLWLFLNKSGFTAGEIGWSYACTAIAAILSPILVGSLTDRFFAAQKVLALLMFVGAGLMYLAAQQTEFVYFFPLLLAYSLTYMPTIALTNSIAFSNVDDVERDFPRIRVMGTIGWIASGIVCGFLPQMLGFSDISPTNVPLLITAISSVVLGGFAFFLPNTPPKSTGKLSLKVMLGLDAIVLLKDKNFLVFFFCSFLFAMPLAFYYIFANGYLTEVGMHNATGWMTLGQFSEIFFMLALPFFTKRFGIKKVLLLGLITAAIRYGFFVYGDASHLFTYGLLFLGILLHGVSYDFYYVTAYIYVDKKSPVYMRTAAQGLITLCCQGFGSLLGYSLGGKMMEKMFAYSSPVNGQTFNWAGMWGFGAIMIAVIAVLFMVFFRESDKEIAAIAVAGDESEKVLKEA, from the coding sequence ATGAAGGTCCTGAGCATGAAACGTACAACGATTAGCCTTTCGTTCATGATGTTTATGGAATGGTTTATCTGGGGCGCCTGGTTTGTGCCCCTGTGGCTGTTCCTCAACAAAAGTGGTTTTACCGCCGGTGAAATCGGCTGGTCCTACGCCTGCACCGCCATCGCTGCTATTCTGTCCCCCATCCTGGTCGGCTCGCTGACCGACCGCTTCTTTGCCGCTCAAAAAGTGCTGGCGCTGCTGATGTTTGTTGGCGCCGGGCTGATGTATCTCGCCGCACAGCAAACGGAGTTTGTCTATTTCTTCCCGCTGCTGCTGGCCTACTCGCTCACCTATATGCCGACGATTGCGCTGACCAACAGCATCGCGTTTTCCAACGTCGATGACGTGGAACGTGATTTCCCGCGTATTCGCGTGATGGGCACCATCGGCTGGATTGCCTCCGGGATCGTGTGCGGCTTCCTGCCGCAGATGCTGGGCTTTAGCGATATCTCGCCAACCAACGTGCCGCTGCTGATCACCGCCATAAGTTCGGTTGTTCTAGGCGGGTTCGCGTTCTTCCTGCCGAACACCCCGCCGAAAAGTACCGGCAAACTGAGCCTGAAGGTGATGCTGGGCCTCGACGCCATCGTCCTGCTGAAGGACAAAAACTTCCTGGTCTTCTTCTTCTGTTCGTTCCTGTTTGCTATGCCGCTGGCGTTTTACTACATCTTCGCCAACGGCTATCTGACCGAAGTCGGGATGCACAACGCCACGGGCTGGATGACGCTCGGCCAGTTCTCGGAAATCTTCTTTATGCTGGCGCTGCCGTTCTTTACTAAGCGTTTTGGTATTAAAAAGGTTCTGCTGCTTGGCCTGATCACCGCCGCCATTCGCTACGGCTTCTTTGTTTACGGCGACGCGTCGCACCTGTTCACCTATGGCCTGCTGTTCCTCGGCATCCTGCTGCACGGCGTGAGCTACGACTTCTACTACGTCACCGCCTACATTTACGTAGACAAGAAATCCCCGGTGTATATGCGCACCGCGGCGCAGGGGCTGATCACCCTTTGCTGTCAGGGTTTCGGCAGCCTGCTGGGCTACAGCCTCGGCGGCAAAATGATGGAAAAAATGTTTGCTTACTCTTCGCCGGTAAACGGCCAGACCTTTAACTGGGCGGGGATGTGGGGCTTTGGCGCGATAATGATTGCCGTCATCGCCGTGCTGTTCATGGTCTTCTTCCGCGAGTCGGACAAAGAGATTGCTGCCATCGCCGTTGCCGGTGATGAATCTGAAAAAGTACTAAAGGAAGCGTAA
- a CDS encoding sugar kinase, with protein MKPNELLSKLPQLKAQRPVCVLGSAVIDVIADAYALPWRGCDIELHQQGVNIGGCALNIAITLSRLGIDSQNALPIGQGTWADIIRNSLEKQQIRSEIHTDAGDNGWCLALVEPDGERTFMSFRGVEHQWNQAWLDALVIAPGTLLSLSGYQLAGPGAELLVRWLESLPNITPFIDFGPRIADIPQPLLARIMACKPIVSLNRQEAAIVAEWLDVDPENIEAICRAWLARYGSPLIVRLDKDGAWFADSGGVGIAAPFPTSVVDTIGAGDSHAGGTLAGLAAGWRLEEAVSLGNAVASYVVGHRGGDCAPKRAQLEQALLLADENV; from the coding sequence ATGAAGCCAAATGAGCTGCTAAGCAAGCTACCCCAGCTTAAGGCTCAGCGCCCGGTTTGCGTGCTCGGTTCGGCGGTGATTGACGTCATCGCCGACGCCTACGCCCTGCCGTGGCGGGGCTGTGATATTGAACTGCATCAGCAGGGCGTTAACATCGGCGGCTGCGCGCTGAACATCGCCATCACGCTTTCACGCCTGGGCATAGACTCGCAGAACGCGCTGCCGATTGGTCAGGGTACCTGGGCTGATATTATTCGCAACAGCCTCGAAAAACAGCAAATCCGCAGTGAAATTCATACCGATGCCGGGGATAACGGCTGGTGTCTGGCGCTGGTTGAGCCCGACGGAGAACGTACCTTTATGTCGTTCCGCGGCGTTGAGCATCAGTGGAATCAGGCCTGGCTTGATGCCCTGGTTATCGCGCCCGGCACGCTGCTGTCGCTTTCCGGCTATCAGCTCGCCGGGCCGGGCGCAGAGCTACTTGTCCGCTGGCTGGAATCGCTTCCCAACATCACGCCGTTTATCGACTTTGGCCCGCGCATTGCCGATATTCCCCAGCCACTGCTGGCGAGGATCATGGCCTGCAAACCGATTGTTTCGCTGAATCGCCAGGAAGCGGCGATCGTTGCCGAATGGCTTGACGTTGATCCTGAAAATATTGAAGCGATTTGCCGCGCATGGCTCGCCCGCTACGGGAGCCCGCTGATCGTTCGTTTAGATAAGGACGGCGCCTGGTTTGCGGACAGCGGTGGTGTGGGGATCGCTGCGCCCTTCCCGACCTCCGTCGTTGATACCATCGGCGCCGGCGACAGCCATGCGGGCGGTACGCTGGCAGGTCTGGCGGCGGGCTGGCGTCTGGAAGAAGCGGTGAGTCTCGGTAATGCGGTGGCCAGCTATGTGGTTGGCCACCGGGGCGGGGACTGCGCGCCAAAACGTGCGCAGCTTGAGCAAGCCCTACTCCTCGCAGACGAAAACGTATAA
- a CDS encoding GntR family transcriptional regulator, translating into MEQAHHQLVEQLKQRFAAPDNAPLYLKFVETVKNAVRAGLLPQGNILPGERDLSQLTGVSRITVRKAMQALEDEGVVTRSRGYGTQINATFEYSLKEARGFSQQVVLRGKKPDTLWVNKRVVKCPADVAEQLAIPAESEVFLLKRIRYVDEDAVSIEESYVPTGLIADPDEIGVSLYDYFRSQNIIPQRTRSRVSARMPDSEFQSHIKLETPVPVLVIKQVAFDPQNRPIEYSISHCRSDLYVFVCEE; encoded by the coding sequence ATGGAACAGGCTCATCACCAGTTAGTTGAACAGCTTAAACAGCGCTTTGCCGCCCCGGATAACGCTCCTCTGTACCTCAAGTTTGTTGAAACGGTGAAAAATGCCGTGCGCGCCGGGCTGTTGCCGCAGGGCAATATCCTGCCGGGGGAGCGCGATCTCAGCCAGCTCACGGGCGTGTCGCGTATTACCGTGCGAAAGGCGATGCAGGCGCTGGAAGATGAAGGCGTGGTCACGCGTTCGCGTGGTTACGGCACGCAGATTAACGCGACGTTTGAGTATTCGCTGAAAGAGGCCAGAGGGTTTTCGCAGCAGGTTGTACTCCGGGGGAAAAAACCGGACACGCTGTGGGTTAACAAACGCGTGGTGAAATGCCCGGCAGACGTGGCAGAACAGCTCGCGATCCCGGCGGAAAGCGAGGTTTTCCTGCTCAAGCGCATTCGCTATGTGGATGAGGATGCGGTGTCTATCGAAGAGTCTTACGTACCGACCGGGCTGATTGCCGACCCGGATGAAATCGGCGTTTCGCTTTATGACTATTTCCGCAGCCAGAACATTATTCCGCAGCGCACGCGCAGCCGGGTGAGCGCCAGAATGCCGGACAGCGAATTCCAGTCGCACATCAAGCTGGAAACGCCGGTGCCGGTTTTGGTTATCAAACAGGTGGCGTTCGATCCGCAAAACCGGCCCATTGAGTACAGCATCAGCCACTGCCGCAGCGATTTATACGTTTTCGTCTGCGAGGAGTAG
- a CDS encoding hydroxymethylpyrimidine kinase (catalyzes the formation hydroxymethylpyrimidine phosphate from hydroxymethylpyrimidine and the formation of of 4-amino-2-methyl-5-diphosphomethylpyrimidine from hydroxymethylpyrimidine phosphate), which translates to MKRINALTIAGTDPSGGAGIQADLKTFSALGAYGTSVITALVAQNTRGVQSVYRIEPEFVAAQLDSVLSDVRIDTTKIGMLAEADIVEAVAERLAFYQAQNVVLDTVMLAKSGDPLLAPSAVESLRRKLLPHVALITPNLPEAAALLGAPHARSEKEMREQGEALLAMGCEAVLMKGGHLDDAESPDWLFTRHDVKRFTAPRVQTKNTHGTGCTLSAALAALRPRHDDWTQTVAAAKIWLSKALAQADSLEVGHGIGPVHHFHEWW; encoded by the coding sequence ATGAAACGTATCAACGCCTTAACCATCGCCGGAACCGATCCAAGCGGCGGGGCGGGGATCCAGGCCGATCTGAAAACCTTCTCCGCGCTCGGCGCCTACGGCACGAGCGTGATCACCGCCCTGGTGGCGCAAAATACCCGTGGCGTGCAGTCCGTTTACCGTATTGAGCCTGAGTTTGTGGCGGCGCAGCTGGATTCGGTATTGAGCGACGTGCGCATCGACACCACAAAAATCGGCATGCTGGCTGAGGCCGATATCGTCGAAGCCGTTGCGGAGCGACTGGCGTTCTATCAGGCGCAGAACGTGGTACTGGACACGGTGATGCTGGCGAAAAGCGGCGATCCGCTGCTGGCCCCGTCGGCGGTCGAAAGTTTACGTCGAAAGCTATTGCCGCATGTCGCGCTGATCACGCCCAATCTCCCGGAAGCGGCAGCGCTATTGGGGGCGCCCCATGCGCGGAGTGAAAAGGAGATGCGTGAACAGGGCGAAGCCCTGCTGGCGATGGGCTGTGAAGCGGTGCTGATGAAGGGCGGGCACCTCGACGACGCAGAAAGCCCTGACTGGCTGTTTACCCGCCACGATGTGAAGCGCTTCACCGCGCCGCGCGTACAGACGAAAAACACTCACGGCACCGGCTGTACTTTGTCTGCCGCTCTGGCTGCGCTGCGTCCTCGCCATGATGACTGGACGCAAACCGTGGCCGCCGCGAAAATTTGGTTATCGAAGGCGCTGGCGCAGGCGGATTCCCTGGAAGTCGGGCACGGCATTGGCCCGGTGCATCATTTTCACGAATGGTGGTAA
- a CDS encoding hydroxyethylthiazole kinase — MQPDLLPGATAASVLHHLRQHSPLVHCMTNDVVQTFTANVLLALGAAPAMVIEAEEAAQFSGLASALLINLGTLTSEQATAMRAAIHAANSAGTPWALDPVAVGGLAFRTRFARDIVQLKPAAIRGNASEILALAGEQAGGRGVDSTDDALSALPAAQKLARETGAVVAVTGEIDYVTDGERTLAVAGGGELMTRVVGTGCALSAVVAACCALPGNRLDNVAAACRFMSLAGEQAIAASRGPGSFTPAFLDALYLLHAEALA, encoded by the coding sequence ATGCAACCTGACCTGCTACCCGGCGCGACCGCCGCCTCTGTTTTACACCACCTCCGCCAGCATTCTCCGCTGGTTCACTGCATGACCAATGACGTAGTGCAAACCTTTACCGCTAACGTGCTGCTGGCGCTGGGTGCTGCCCCGGCAATGGTGATCGAAGCCGAAGAAGCGGCACAGTTCAGCGGGTTGGCGAGCGCGCTGCTGATCAACCTCGGGACGCTGACCTCAGAGCAGGCGACCGCGATGCGGGCCGCAATTCACGCCGCCAATAGCGCCGGAACGCCGTGGGCGCTCGACCCGGTCGCCGTAGGGGGGTTGGCTTTCCGCACGCGTTTTGCTCGCGACATTGTCCAACTGAAGCCGGCCGCCATTCGTGGCAATGCGTCTGAGATCCTGGCGCTGGCGGGGGAGCAGGCCGGGGGGCGCGGCGTGGACAGCACTGATGATGCACTTTCGGCGCTCCCGGCGGCGCAAAAGCTGGCGCGCGAAACCGGCGCGGTGGTTGCCGTGACCGGCGAAATTGATTACGTCACTGATGGAGAGCGAACGCTTGCCGTGGCCGGCGGCGGAGAGCTGATGACGCGTGTGGTCGGCACCGGCTGCGCGCTTTCCGCAGTGGTCGCTGCGTGCTGCGCTTTACCGGGGAACCGGCTGGACAACGTCGCCGCCGCCTGCCGCTTTATGTCGCTGGCCGGCGAGCAGGCTATCGCCGCCAGCCGCGGGCCGGGCAGTTTCACTCCAGCGTTCCTCGACGCCCTTTATCTGCTTCACGCGGAGGCTCTGGCATGA
- a CDS encoding aspartyl beta-hydroxylase, translating into MKYIILLIIIISVVYVHYRGKIRFRFWRQLSDHSTFTAPLNGFMYLFSRVPNTPYLTPETFPELATLRDNWQVIRDEGIHLQKLEQIKAADKFNDAGFNSFFKTGWKRFYLKWYENAHPSASLLCPKTTELLRTIPSIKAAMFATLPDGSRLPRHRDPYAGSLRFHLGLATPNDDRCFIEVDGKRYSWRDGEGVLFDETYIHYAENTSGENRLILFCDVERPMRYRWAQAVNHWLGRNLMSAASAPNDENDRIGGINRAFRYIYQIRIVGKKLKSWNKTVYYIVKWILFGGIAVLIWRAF; encoded by the coding sequence ATGAAATATATTATTTTACTCATCATTATTATTTCAGTGGTCTATGTGCATTACCGCGGCAAGATTCGTTTTCGTTTCTGGCGGCAGCTATCAGACCATTCAACGTTTACCGCCCCGCTTAACGGTTTTATGTATCTTTTCTCCAGGGTGCCGAATACGCCCTATTTAACGCCGGAAACCTTTCCCGAACTGGCAACGCTGCGGGATAACTGGCAGGTTATTCGCGACGAAGGGATTCACCTGCAGAAGCTGGAGCAAATAAAAGCCGCAGATAAATTTAACGATGCCGGTTTTAACTCCTTCTTTAAAACAGGCTGGAAGCGTTTTTACCTGAAGTGGTATGAAAACGCCCACCCGTCAGCCAGCCTGCTGTGCCCGAAAACGACCGAACTGCTGCGCACCATTCCGTCCATCAAAGCGGCGATGTTCGCCACCCTCCCCGACGGCAGCCGCCTGCCGCGGCACCGCGACCCTTATGCTGGCTCACTGCGTTTTCACCTGGGGCTGGCGACCCCTAATGACGATCGCTGTTTTATTGAAGTGGACGGGAAACGCTATAGCTGGCGGGACGGCGAAGGCGTCCTGTTTGACGAGACCTATATTCACTACGCGGAAAATACCAGCGGCGAGAATCGCCTGATCCTGTTTTGCGATGTGGAACGACCCATGCGCTACCGCTGGGCCCAGGCGGTCAACCACTGGCTGGGGCGTAATCTGATGAGCGCCGCGTCGGCACCTAACGATGAAAACGACCGCATCGGTGGGATCAACCGCGCTTTCCGCTACATCTATCAGATTCGTATCGTCGGGAAGAAGCTTAAAAGCTGGAATAAGACGGTGTACTACATTGTGAAATGGATCCTGTTCGGCGGGATTGCCGTGCTTATCTGGCGGGCGTTTTAA
- a CDS encoding LysR family transcriptional regulator, whose product MDRYATNFATVGRIVIAAIFIVSGLGKIAAPEATQGYIASVGLPFPLLGYLIALAAEVGGGVLLLVGYRTRLIAALLAVFTVATAVFFHHNFADQNTVLHFLKNLMIASGLLQISALGATSLSFDTRRLQRQLR is encoded by the coding sequence ATGGACAGATACGCTACTAATTTCGCGACCGTGGGTCGCATCGTGATTGCCGCGATTTTTATCGTCAGCGGGCTGGGAAAAATTGCTGCGCCTGAGGCGACTCAGGGCTATATCGCTTCGGTAGGGCTGCCATTCCCGTTACTTGGGTACCTTATTGCGCTGGCGGCTGAGGTGGGGGGCGGCGTTCTGCTGCTGGTGGGCTACCGTACCCGGCTGATTGCGGCACTGCTGGCCGTGTTCACCGTGGCGACGGCGGTGTTTTTCCACCACAACTTTGCCGACCAGAACACCGTGCTGCACTTCCTGAAGAACCTGATGATTGCTTCGGGCCTGCTGCAAATCTCAGCGCTGGGGGCAACTTCCCTGAGTTTTGATACGCGCCGCCTGCAGCGCCAGCTGCGGTAA
- a CDS encoding FMN-dependent NADH-azoreductase, whose protein sequence is MLTALKKLLTRLSPKQSSISEAKTMSTILHIDTSVLGGYSVSRQLSAEIVARQKTLHPGATVIYRDLVQSPAQHLSDKHIAAFQGAEVTDAALGADLAAGGAFIDDLFAADVIVIGVPMYNFSIPSQLKAWIDRVCVAGRTFQYGANGPEGLLPKGKKVFIASSRGGQYTGDSPAAFLEHQESYLKAVLGFIGLTDVTVIRAENLSRGDEAKSAALADAKNQIASLA, encoded by the coding sequence ATGTTAACGGCTTTAAAAAAACTCTTAACGCGCTTATCCCCTAAACAAAGCTCTATTTCCGAGGCTAAAACTATGTCGACTATCCTGCATATTGATACCAGTGTTTTGGGCGGTTATTCCGTCAGCCGCCAGCTGTCGGCGGAGATTGTTGCCCGTCAGAAAACGCTGCACCCCGGCGCCACGGTGATTTACCGTGACCTGGTGCAGTCCCCGGCTCAGCATCTGTCAGACAAACACATTGCCGCTTTCCAGGGCGCGGAAGTGACCGACGCGGCGCTGGGCGCAGACCTCGCTGCCGGCGGCGCGTTTATTGACGATCTGTTCGCCGCGGACGTGATTGTGATTGGCGTGCCGATGTACAACTTCTCTATTCCATCCCAGCTTAAGGCGTGGATCGACCGCGTTTGTGTGGCCGGGCGTACCTTCCAGTACGGCGCAAACGGCCCGGAAGGCCTGCTGCCAAAAGGTAAAAAAGTGTTTATCGCTTCCTCTCGCGGCGGCCAGTACACCGGTGACAGCCCGGCGGCTTTCCTGGAGCACCAGGAATCCTATCTGAAAGCGGTGCTGGGCTTTATCGGCCTGACCGATGTGACCGTCATCCGCGCAGAAAACCTGAGCCGTGGCGACGAAGCGAAAAGTGCCGCGCTCGCCGATGCGAAAAACCAGATTGCGTCGCTGGCCTGA